A single region of the Neodiprion pinetum isolate iyNeoPine1 chromosome 5, iyNeoPine1.2, whole genome shotgun sequence genome encodes:
- the Tektin-C gene encoding tektin-1 — translation MMTTTKLRAQVDTVSTVVPPPPSRFTLDEWYVNNRHRYRCSETQQQLAERLLAECDRIRTLTEESARSNKEEVDYRLEEKVKDIEFRKKELLNVRKEVLHEVDALGIYKERLMDALSSVKCNALVICQKCLIVREHRLGIDLARDDVERELRKECEVIRGAEDLLVRTLEQTHEQTRRLKATLYYMDHDLEDKDNNLRIDRHNRTLTDTSLNLALYHGNARLDPSSITLSEWEMQTNTNIVKASKEINSARPLRCYIDTILKQIIDDLNVQKQATDEAFRSRIDETKSVKMKLELQHSEIMRQANEMTRNITRLEKSIAEKEKYMALAHTRLGNRCQRPGLELCRDMVETSLVEEVYDLRGNVSMLQRMFNEAQASLRYLLRTQIQLEEDINVKANTLKIDEVDCMTLRQSMSYHAY, via the exons ATGATGACTACAACAAAATTAAGAGCGCAAGTGGACACGGTATCAACTGTTGTACCTCCACCTCCGTCGCGCTTTACACTAGACGAATGGTATGTCAATAACCGACATAGATACCGATGTTCCGAAACACAGCAACAGCTTGCCGAACGCTTGTTAGCTGAATGCGATCGCATTAGAACATTGACTGAGGAAAGTGCTAGAAGTAACAAAGAGGAAGTTGATTATCGTCTGGAGGAGAAGGTTAAGGATATTGAATTCCGAAAAAAGGAACTTCTAAATGTTCGAAAAGAAGTTCTCCATGAAGTTGATGCACTTGGTATATACAAGGAACGTTTAATGGATGCCCTTTCTTCTGTCAAATGCAATGCACTTGTTATTTGTCAAAAATGCCTGATTGTCCG agAACATCGCCTAGGTATTGACCTTGCGCGAGATGATGTCGAACGTGAGTTGCGCAAAGAGTGCGAAGTGATCAGAGGTGCGGAGGACCTATTAGTACGAACTCTTGAGCAAACACATGAACAAACTCGCAGGCTCAAGGCTACTTTGTACTACATGGACCATGATCTTGAGGACAAGGATAATAATCTACGTATCGATCGGCATAATCGCACACTTACAGACACCAGTTTGAATTTGGCTCTTTATCATGGAAACGCAAGGCTCGATCCATC GAGTATTACACTCAGCGAATGGGAAATGCAAACCAACACCAATATTGTCAAAGCCTCAAAAGAGATAAATAGTGCAAGGCCCTTGCGTTGTTATATCGATACAATACTCAAACAAATTATAGACGATCTTAATGTTCAAAAACAGGCAACGGATGAAGCTTTCCGTAGTCGTATTGACGAAACTAAAAGTGTTAAAATGAAGTTGGAGTTACAACATTCTGAG ATCATGCGCCAAGCTAACGAAATGACACGTAATATTACACGTTTGGAAAAAAGTATtgcggaaaaagaaaaatatatggcTTTGGCTCATACACGATTGGGTAATCGCTGCCAAAGACCTGGCTTAGAGTTGTGTCGAGATATGGTGGAGACGAGTCTTGTTGAAGAGGTCTATGATTTGCGTGGGAATGTCTCTATGCTACAACGAATGTTCAATGAG GCTCAAGCTTCACTCCGGTATTTATTGAGAACACAAATCCAGCTGGAAGAGGATATAAACGTTAAGGCTAATacattgaaaattgatgaagTCGACTGTATGACGCTTCGGCAAAGCATGAGTTATCATGcttattaa